In Chitinophaga sp. HK235, a single window of DNA contains:
- a CDS encoding TonB-dependent receptor: MKQYLGILTLLITLQTNAQKLTGTIRDTAQTAVPMLRVYLSGTQKHALSGPDGSFTINNIKPGQYTLIATGVGYTTLEQPVAISDSVTTLALTIKSSDVGLNEVVVTASRNKETLGTVPSSITIISGKQLREQSAITTDINQLLSMNVPGLTLGTNTSTNKGQTLRGRGMLIMIDGVPQSTPLRNGDKDMRSIDVSVIERVEVIKGSTAIYGNGADGGIINFITIKANSEKRFSGSTDISTNGSLTHAANSLGARVTQQFSGKINRFDYVVSGTYEQTGVNKDAKGQVIAPFQSLSQNENVNLFAKLGYDFNANNRLEIMYNYYRTMQNSTYVDSGGKFGQSPIIGVVGTNPGDKQGTPYNHNAWLNYTSKNLIGNTSLNVNLYYQDFYTVFEYSDFYAPPGNSAITSKKMGARINLNTPFNFHPNLHGDVTWGVDILNDKTAQPLTDGRPFVPEMNMKNLAPYAQLKTYLFKDFLVKAGVRYENIRLDIPDYTTIKFGNYAGGVLVKGGNLPYEALVFNTGLRYTRFPAFNPFVSYSQSFSLYDLGRTLRLAKAVSNGATSISTIETKAIITNNYEAGFNSNIGRFNASGSYFISTSNLGTSLKDVNGVAVPERAPERVEGFELTAGYQILPNLSASAAYTHVEGKKEVNGVKTWLPTTRITPDKMTVNVNYSPLKQWDLGVYYIYSGVRKRFDLNPATKDYDLGSGPVSDFYLVNLYTGYRFNKAASIRLGVDNLLNADYYPVMSQARVRTDSYIKGSGARFNLGFRYAF, encoded by the coding sequence ATGAAACAATACCTGGGCATTCTGACACTACTGATTACTTTACAGACAAATGCACAAAAACTTACCGGCACCATCCGCGACACCGCACAAACAGCAGTGCCCATGTTGCGCGTCTACCTTTCCGGCACTCAGAAACATGCTCTTTCGGGACCTGACGGTTCCTTTACCATCAACAATATAAAACCCGGTCAGTATACCCTCATCGCTACCGGTGTAGGTTATACCACGCTGGAACAACCTGTTGCCATCTCCGACAGCGTTACTACCCTGGCTCTCACTATCAAATCTTCCGATGTAGGATTAAATGAGGTGGTAGTCACCGCCAGCCGCAACAAGGAAACACTGGGCACAGTACCCTCCTCTATCACCATCATCAGCGGCAAACAGCTGCGTGAACAAAGTGCCATCACCACAGACATTAATCAGCTCCTCAGTATGAATGTGCCGGGCCTCACATTAGGCACCAACACCTCCACCAACAAAGGACAGACCCTCCGCGGCCGTGGTATGCTGATCATGATCGATGGTGTTCCGCAATCCACGCCCCTGCGCAATGGCGACAAAGACATGCGCAGCATTGATGTGTCTGTGATCGAAAGAGTGGAAGTCATCAAAGGTTCTACCGCTATCTATGGTAATGGTGCTGATGGTGGCATCATCAATTTCATCACCATCAAAGCCAATTCCGAAAAACGTTTCAGCGGCAGCACCGATATCAGCACCAATGGCTCCCTCACGCATGCAGCCAACAGTCTGGGCGCCCGCGTGACTCAGCAGTTCTCTGGTAAAATCAACCGTTTTGACTATGTAGTCAGCGGCACCTATGAACAAACCGGGGTCAACAAAGACGCCAAAGGTCAGGTGATCGCTCCTTTCCAGTCACTCAGCCAGAATGAAAACGTTAACCTCTTCGCTAAACTGGGCTACGATTTCAACGCCAACAACCGGCTGGAAATAATGTACAACTACTACCGTACCATGCAGAACAGCACCTACGTGGATTCCGGTGGAAAATTCGGACAAAGTCCCATTATTGGTGTAGTGGGCACCAATCCCGGCGATAAACAGGGTACGCCCTACAACCACAACGCCTGGTTGAACTATACCAGCAAAAACCTGATCGGTAATACCTCGCTCAACGTAAACCTGTACTACCAGGACTTTTATACAGTATTCGAATATTCCGATTTTTATGCACCACCTGGCAACTCCGCCATCACTTCCAAAAAAATGGGTGCTCGCATAAATCTCAATACTCCGTTTAATTTCCATCCCAATCTGCATGGTGATGTTACCTGGGGTGTAGATATCCTCAACGATAAAACAGCCCAGCCATTAACCGACGGCCGGCCTTTTGTACCGGAAATGAACATGAAAAATCTGGCGCCTTATGCACAGCTGAAGACTTATCTGTTCAAGGACTTTCTGGTAAAAGCCGGTGTACGCTATGAAAACATCCGTCTCGATATTCCTGACTATACTACCATCAAGTTCGGTAACTATGCCGGCGGTGTGTTGGTAAAAGGTGGCAACCTACCTTATGAGGCGCTGGTATTCAATACCGGTCTGCGTTATACCCGTTTCCCCGCCTTCAATCCTTTTGTCAGCTATTCCCAGAGCTTCTCCCTGTATGATCTGGGTCGTACGCTGCGACTGGCCAAGGCCGTGAGCAATGGAGCCACCAGCATTAGCACCATCGAAACCAAAGCCATTATCACCAATAACTACGAAGCCGGTTTTAACAGCAATATCGGCCGATTCAATGCTTCCGGTTCTTATTTTATCAGCACCTCCAACCTGGGTACCAGCCTGAAAGACGTGAATGGCGTAGCCGTTCCGGAGCGTGCCCCTGAAAGGGTAGAGGGTTTTGAACTGACAGCCGGTTATCAGATACTGCCCAACCTTTCTGCCAGCGCCGCCTATACTCACGTAGAAGGTAAAAAGGAAGTAAACGGTGTTAAAACATGGCTGCCTACCACCCGCATCACCCCGGATAAGATGACTGTGAATGTGAACTATTCTCCTTTGAAACAGTGGGACCTGGGCGTGTACTATATCTATTCCGGCGTACGCAAGCGCTTCGACCTCAATCCGGCCACCAAAGATTATGATCTGGGTAGTGGACCGGTGAGCGACTTTTATCTGGTGAACCTGTATACCGGCTACCGTTTCAACAAAGCAGCCTCTATACGGCTGGGAGTTGACAACCTGCTGAATGCGGATTATTACCCGGTGATGTCACAAGCCAGGGTAAGAACAGATTCCTATATCAAAGGCAGCGGTGCGAGATTTAACCTGGGCTTCCGTTATGCGTTCTGA